The DNA window TGGTCAACGACAGATCCATGTAGTCGTATTCCTTACGGCGCGATGTGTCCAGAAACAGGCTCAAACGGTTGCCGTCGCCCCATTGGTACACGGTCTTGAGGTTGGCCTGCTCGGACTGCTGGTCGCCAAAGCCTTTCCACTTGTCGGTACTGGCGTTGGCGTAGGACAGGTATGCCGACAAGCCATTGCGATCGCCGGTGTCGCCGCGCACGAAAGTGCGTCGTGTGGCATCGCTGCCGACCGTCTGCACCAGCCGCAGGCCGGGCGTGGTCTGCGGATCGGCCGAATAAAACTGCATGGTGCCGCCGAGATTGGTGTTGGATGCGGTGCCGAGCGCGCCGGCACCTTGCGCAATTTCCACCGAGCCGAGATTTTCCGAAATGATGGCGCGGGTGATGTGCAGGCCATTGGTCACGCCGTAGCTCATATTGCCGAGCGGAATGCCGTCGAGCGTGTAACCCAACCGGCTCTGATCGAAGCCGTGCAACGTCACCTGCGTGGACCATTCGTAGGTGCCGAACGGATCGGCCGACTGGAACTGCACGCCCGGTAGTTTCTCGACTGCCTTGAAGGCGCTGCTGCCCGGTGTCAACTGCTCGATGTCCTGCCGGCTGATGCGCTGCACCTGACGGGTGCTGCCTTGCGACACCACGTTGATCGCATCCAGTTGGGTAGCGTTGGTTGCGGTATCGGCACCGGTTGCCTGTGCATCGGCAACCGGTGTGTCGGCAATCGCAACCGGATCGGCAACCGGCGTGGTGGCCTGCGCCATGACGGGAAGCAGGGCCGCCAGGGCAAGCGCCAGCGGGGTGACGTGAAAGCGACGAGCGGAAGTCATAGGGGAGTCCTGTTGGGGCACGGCTTGAGAGCGGACGCACGGTGCAGAACCGGCGTTTCGTGACGCAGATTGTCAATGAATCATGAAAAATTGATGACGGTCACTTTCGCAAAACTGTCGCAATCGCCCGCTATACGTGTTGTCTCCAGCCGCGCTGCGCGGCAACGCACACGCATTCTGGTAGGCCCTGCACCCATGACGTCTTCCCCATCGCGCCGTAATTTCCTCAAGCGCGTCGCCGCGCTGACCGCTGCCGGCGCCTTGCCGTCCTCGATCGGCCGTGCACTCGCGCTGCCGGCCAACTCGCGTACCGGCACGCTGCGCGACATCGAGCATGTGGTGATCCTGATGCAGGAAAACCGCTCCTTCGATCATTACTTCGGCGCACTGCGCGGCGTGCGTGGCTTCGGCGACCCGCGCCCGCTACAGTTGCGCGATGGTCACCCGGTGTGGAGTCAGCCGGCAGCCGATGGTCGCCGCCTGCTGCCATTCGCGTTCGACTCGCAAAACACCTGCGCGCCGTTGATCAAGAGCCTGGATCACTCCTGGAAAGCCGGACACGGGCAAGACCCGGCGCGCTGGGCCGAATACGACGCCTGGGTGCCTTACAAGGGTGAATTGACGATGGGCTATTTCCAGCGTCACGACATTCCGTACTACCACGCACTGGCCGATGCCTTCACCATTTGCGATGGCTATTTCTGCTCGTTGCATGGGCCGACCAATCCCAATCGCATGTATCTGTTCACTGGCACCAGCGGCCCGAGCGTGGGAAATGTCGGTGCGCAAGCGGTGACCAATGCCGACGATGGCAACTCCACTGCCGACATGTTGCGCGACAAGCCCGGTTATGCCGCGATGGACTGGATGACGTACGCGCAACGTCTGCAGGCCGCGGGTGTGGATTGGCGCGTGTACCAGGAGTACGACAACTTCGGCTGCAATCCGCTGGCGTATTTTTCGCACTATCGCGATCTGCAACCCAGCGACGAACGCTATCGGCGCGCACGTGCCTGCGTGCCCGGTTCCACTGCAGAGAATGCGGCCACCACGCAGGCCGATCATCTGGTCGCCGCAATTGCCGCCGATGTACAAGCCAACCGCTTACCGCAGGTGTCTTGGATCATTCCGCCGACTGCGTATTGCGAACATCCGGAAGCGCCGCCGGCCTACGGCGAATCGCTGGTCGCGCGTTTGATCGATGCGCTCACCAGCAATCCCGCCGTATGGGCCAAGACCGCGCTGATCATCAACTACGACGAGAACGACGGCTTCTTCGATCACGTGCCAGCGCCATTACCGGCGCTGGATGCAGGCATGGGCCGCAGCAATGTCGATACACGTGGCGAAGTCTACGAAGGTCTGCCGATCGGGCTGGGCATTCGCGTGCCAATGCTGGTGATCTCGCCGTGGACGCGCGGCGGCTGGGTCAATTCGCAGGTGTTCGATCACACCTCGGTGCTGCGTTTGCTGGAGCGCCGTTTCGGCGTCGCCGAGCCGAACATCAGCCCATGGCGTCGTGCGGTGAGTGGCGATCTCACCAGCGTGTTCGATTTCCGCAATCCCGATGATTCGGCACTGAGCGCATTTCCTGCGATCGCGGACTATCGTGCACGCACTGCGGCTATCGGCAACAAGCCGTTGCCGGTGCCGCCGATAGCGGCCAGCATGCCGCGGCAAGAACCCGGCCAACGTCCGGCGCGCGCGCTGCCGTACGCCTTGCAGGTGCATGCGCGCGTGCACAACGAAAACCACGTGCAGTTGCAGTTCGTCAACAGCGGTGCTGCTGCGGCCGCATTCAACGTCTACAGCAGCACTGCAAATGGCGGCCCTTGGTACTACACCGTGCTGCCCGGCACGCAGCTGGACGATGTGCCGGTCGGCGCTGCGCACAACGGCAGCTATGCATTGAGCGTGCATGGACCGAATGGATTCCTGCGCGAATTCGCTGGCGAACTTGCTGCCGCTGCGAGGCAATCGGCGGCGCCGTGGTTGGAGGCGCGGCAGGACGGCGAAGTGTTGGTGCTGGAGATCGGCAATGCCGGGCACCAGCCGTGCACGTTGCAATTGCGCGCGCTGGACTACGCGGCTCCGACCGTGCGGTCGTTGCCTCTGGCTGCAGGTCAGCGCGAAACCATCCGTCTGGCACTGGCCGCAAGCGATCACTGGTATGACGTTGTCCTCGATCAGCCGGGCGCGACATTCCGCCGCCGACTAGCCGGGCATCTGGAAACCGGCAAGCCTAGCCGCAGCGACCCAGCGTTCGGTCGCGTCTGAGTTGCTGATCCGCCACGTTCGCTTGCGCGGGCATCTGGCTGGCGCAAGCGGCGCGGATGGCCGCAAGGCAAGGAGGCGGGCGAAAAGCCCGCACCGTTTCGGTCATGCGTCGATAACAGCCATCCAACGCAAACCATGGAGAGCGCGGGGCTGTATCATGCCGCTCCCGTCTGGCCGCAAGGCACGTCGGTCCCTTCCCAAGGAATCTCTCGCGCATGCGCATCCTGCTTGCTCGTCACGGCGAGACGCCGTGGAACGCCGAAGGCCGTTACCAGGGCCAGATCGATATCCCGCTGTCGCCGGTCGGCGAAGGCCAGGCCGCTGCGCTCGGCGCACGCCTGCAATCGCTGCAGATCGACCGCGCGGTGGCATCGCCGCTGTCGCGCGCGCAGGCCACCGCCAAGCTCGCACTCGGCAGCACACGCGCGAGTCTGTTGCAGACCGATGCCGACCTGCAGGAAATCGCGCACGGGGAATGGGAAGGCCTGCTGGCCAGCGAGATCAACGACAAAGACCCGGCACGTCTGCGTGCCTGGCACAAAGAACCCGACACTGTGTTGATGCCTGGCGGCGAATCGTTGCGGCAGGTGCTCGACCGCAGCTGGCGCGGCCTGATGCGCGCGGCCGATGGCCTGGGCGCAGACGAGACCTTGCTGGTGGTCGCCCACGACGCGGTCAACCGCGTGATCCTGTGCAAGATTCTGGGCCTGCCACTGTCCAAGTTATGGACCTTCCGCCAGGCGCCGACCACGCTCAACCTGCTCCAAGGCGATGACGTGGATCACCTGGAAGTGGTACGTCTCAATGACTGCGCGCACCACACGCCGTTCTTTGGTGAAGCCAAGCATCGGGCGCTGTAAGTCTTCGATCGAAAAAGTGAAGGATCGACCTGTGGCGCGTAAGAGTGATAGCGCCGATATTGCTGGTCGGAAGCGTGCCGAGGGCATTACCGTTTTGGTACGCATATCGTCATGAGCGACTGAAGAAAATCACTGGCAAAGGGCTTGCTTGATATGCTCTTGGCGATCTTCGCGATGCCACTGCTATTTGGCTTTATGTGCTGGCTGTTGCCGGCCAGAGCCAGGCCGTGGATGTACACCCGCATTTGTCGACTCCCCGCAATTTCAGTGCCACAGAGAATGACAAGTCTGCGGTCGATGTTGATCACGGAACTCGGCGGGTGTTAGAGCGGCTAACAAAACGACTGCGCCGCCGCAAGGCGGGCGCGGCCGATGCAAAGAGCTGGGCGAGGCGGTTTGCCATGTTTGGTCGATCAATGTCGGCGATCTGAAGCAGGTAGTGCAGCGGTTTTCTGCGCCACGGGTCCCATTCTCCGGCAAACCTTGCAGCGAACTGATCCGGGCTGGACGGATCGGTATGGCCCGCGAGCACGCATTGCTGCGCCATCGCTGAGCGCCAGCAGACCCGCGCAGCCCCGAACGCTTTACGCTAAGCGGCGTAGCGGCAATACTCGCTGACCCGTCCAACCTTAAGTTTTGCCAATGCGCCAGGTTACGTCCGCTTCATCCGCCGCCGCCAAAGCCCAATTGTTGGAAGAGCTGCGCAAGCTCGAGCAGGAAGAAGCCCAACTGAAATATGCCCAGACGCTGGAAGCTTTCGATCAGGTCATCGAGGTGCTGACGCAGTTCGGCAGCCGTTTCAACACAAAGCAGAAATCCCAAATCGCTTCATTGGCCATGACCGGCAAGTCCAGGGGCAAGCTGTCGTCTACTGGCGAAGTCGTGGCCAAGTACTGGATTCCGCACTCCGGCGAGACCTGGTCTGGGCGTGGCCGCAAACCGCGTGCCTTCAAGGCATGGGAAGGCACCAGTTCTTACAAAGAATGGAAGGCCAATCACCCTGACAAGCCCTTCCCGCTGTATCCGGGCTGAGTTTTTCCGGTTTACAGCTATTTTGGGCAGTCTTGGATCGATAGGGCAATGCGTACAACGCGCTGCAGCGAATTTTTAGCGCATCAGGGCTTGAACGATGGTTATTTCTGTGCTTTGAGGGAGCAGGCAGTGGCGGTTGCTCGCGATAGGCGTGCTCTTTACATGCAATATCCTGCTTCTCCGGCGGCGTGTGTTTTGCTCGTCGATAAATGCTGATTACTGCATATCGCCGACCTGCATTGTTTTCGAAAGACTGCCGGTTTTATGCGTCGCACTGTATGCGGAAAGTTTGAGCATTTACGCCATAGACATCACTATTTTGACCAAAATCCGCAGCTTGAATCCATCGATCCGGCAGCATTGTGTCCGAGGATAGATCCATATCATGGAGTGAATTCAGGACAAGTGCCGTCGATTCAATTGAATGCGCCGCCCGCCCGCCCGCCCGCTCGGTCGTCGGCATTGGCCTGCGCAAAGCAGTGCTAAGACGAGGCTTCGCTTCCGAGCGATAAAAACGAAAAAGCTCGCTGCCCACCGCCGAACATCGGCAGGCAGCGAGCTTGTTTCACCGCTCAAGCGTTACTGATCGCTCTTGCACTCGAACACCGACACGCTGCGCGGCGGCGCCAGGAATTGGCTGGCGCCGGCCGGCATCATGTCCGCTTCCAATGCTTCGTCGGTCGATAGCACCAGCTTCCAGTGCAGCGGCTCCTCGGAGGAGGGAAGGGTGAAGGTCACACCCTCGTAGTAGGCGTTGATGACGATCAGTAAGGTCTCGTCATTGGCCAGTTCCTTGACGCCTGAAGTCTGTGCCTTGCCTTCCAGCAGCAAACCCACCGACCGCGCGCCGGCATCGGTCCAGTGCGCATCGTCCATTTCGGTGCCAACCGGATTGAGCCAGGTGAGATCGCACAGGCCGGCTTCTTGGTTGTATTGCCCATTGAGAAAGCGCCCGCGCGACAAGATCCGATAGCGCTTGCGCAACTTGGTCAGCGCCTTGACGAACTCGATCAGACGGCCATCGGTCGGGTCGTTCTCCCAATCCAACCAGGTGATTTCGTTGTCCTGGCAATAGGTGTTGTTGTTGCCGCCTTGCGACTGTGCGCGCTCGTCGCCAGCGAGCATCATTGGCGTGCCTTGCGACAACAGCAGCGTGGCGAGCAGATTCTTCATCTGCCGCTCGCGGATTTGCAGGATGTCTGCGTTATCGGTCTGGCCTTCTTCGCCGTAGTTGCACGAACCGTCGTTGGACGAACCGTCTCGATTGTCTTCGCCGTTGTCGATGTTGTGTTTGTCGTTGTAGCTCACCAGATCGCGCAGGGTGAAGCCATCGTGCGCAGTGATGAAGTTGACCGACGCCCACGGACGACGGCCGCGGCGATCGAACAGATCGGCAGAGCCGGTAAAGCGGGTGGCAAACTCGGCGAGCTTGCCGTTTTCGCCTTTCCAGAATTCGCGCGCATTGTCGCGGAACTTGTCGTTCCACTCCGACCAACCCGGCGGGAAATGGCCCACTTGGTAGCCGCCAGGGCCGCAGTCCCACGGCTCGGCAATCAGCTTGACCTCCGACAGCAGCGGGTCCTGATTGCACGCGTCCAGAAAGCCGCCGCGCTGATCGAAACCGCTCGGCTCGCGTCCAAGAATCGTTGCCAGATCGAAGCGGAATCCGTCTACATGCATTTCGCCCGCCCAGTAGCGCAGCGAATCGTTGACCATCTGGATTACCCGCGAATTGCTCAGATTCAGCGTGTTACCGGTGCCGGTGTCGTTGATGTAGTAACGCTTGTCTTCGGCAAGGCGGTAGTAACTTGCGTTGTCGATGCCCTTGAACGACAGCGTCGGGCCCAGCTCGCTGCCTTCGGCGGTGTGGTTGTAGACCACGTCCAGAATGACTTCCAGTCCCTGCTTGTGCATGGCCTTGACCATGTCGCGGAACTCGTCGCGATGCCCGCTGGCCAGATAGCGTGATTTCAACGCGAAAAAGCCGATGGTGTTGTAGCCCCAATAATTGCGCAGACCCTTGTCCAGCAGATGTTGGTCGTCCAGATACGCATGCACCGGCAACAATTCGACCGCAGTGATGCCCAGATCCTTGATGTATTGCAGCACCTGCGGCTGCGCCAGGCCGGCAAAGGTACCGCGCATAGCTTCCGGCACCTGCGGGTTGCGCATGGTGTAGCCGCGTACGTGGGTCTCGTAGATCACCGTTTCGTTCCACGGCTTGAGCAGGCGCGCATCGTCTTCCCAGTCGTAGGTGTCTTCGACCACCACGCACTTGGGCATGAACGGCGCGCTGTCGCGCTCGTCGAAGCTGAGATCGCCATCCGGGTGACCCACGGTGTAACCGTAGAGTTCGTCGGCCCACACCAGATCGCCATCGAGCTCGCGAGCATAGGGATCCATCAGCAACTTGTTGTGGTTGAAACGGTGGCCTTCGGTCGGCTCGTACGGGCCGTGCACGCGGTAGCCATAGCGCTGGCCGGGTCTGGCATCGGGCAAATAACCGTGCCAGATTTCGTTGGTGTATTCGGGAAGATCGATGCGCGTCTCGTTGCCTTGTTCGTCGAACAGGCACAACTCCACACGCGTGGCATGCGCAGAAAACAGCGCGAAATTAGTGCCTTTGCCGTCGAAAACGGCGCCGCGGGGGGACGGGCGCCCCTGGCGGATGCGGGAGGGATTGGCATAAGCCGCGCTTGCTGGACGTCGCATGTAGAGTCTCGAGTGCGCCGGCACGCCGGCATTAAGGGGGCTCAAGCATTGCGTTTTTGCCTGTGCAAAACGCGTTACGGTCACAGGGACGCGGTGTGAGGGAGGTGGTCGGGATCGTCGATACACAATGCGTTGGAGCTGTGCATATCAAGCGCGTTGGCATTGGCACGATCGCGTGGGTGCGCGATGTCGCGCTTGGTTCGTCGCGCATATCAGCACCATTGCGCACGCAACACATTGCGCAAAGCACGCATTCGCTGCTTGAGCGTCGGGCGGGCGCCCTGCTAGCATCGATCCGGTCAAGAGGGGTTAACAAAACGACTGCGCTCACCACCAAGCGGGCGCGGCCGCTGCTCGGAATCGACATTTACCACGCATACACTGCGGTTCCTTACACGCCGTTCGCACCCCCCCGGCGACTGCTCGCTGCATTTTGCCAGGCACACCAAGGCGCTATCGCTCTTCCATTCCCGGGACCGTTGCATGCCAGTCCGATCGCAGCATACAGAGCAGGATGCTGCCTACGTATACTTTCGGCCTGCAGACGTACGGACTTTGATCACTCTGTCATCACACTCCGTCCATGTCCAAGCCGCGCCGTGTACCTGAAGCGATGAAAATCGCCATTCTTTCCCGCAACAGCAAACTGTATTCGACCCGCCGGCTCATCGAAGCCGGGCGCAAGCGTGGTCATACCGTGCGCACTCTCGACCCGCTGCGCTGCTACATGCGCATCGCCGCCGACGGCTTCAGCCTGCACTACAAGGGCAAGCCCATCACCGGCTTCGATGCGGTGATCCCGCGCATCGGCACTTCGGTTACGCGTTACGCTACCGCGGTGCTGCGCCAGCTCGAATTCATGGGCACCTACACGCCGAACCCGTCCGATGCCATCTTGCGTTCACGCGATAAATTGCGTGCGCATCAGTTGCTGGCCGCCCAGGGCATCGACATGCCGGTGACGGTGTTCGGCGACAACCCTGACGACACCCAGGATTTGTTGTCGATGCTCGGCCCGCCGCCGCATGTGGTGAAGTTGAATGAAGGCGCGCAGGGGGCTGGCGTGATCCTGACCGAGAAGGCCAGCGCCTCGCGCGGGGTAGTCGAAGCACTGCGCGGGCTCCACGCCAACTTCATCGTCCAGGAGTTTATCGGCGAAGCTGCGGGCGCGGACCTGCGCTGCTTGGTGGTCGGCGACCGGGTGGTTGCTGCGATGCGCCGCCAGGCCGCAGAAGGCGACTTCCGCTCCAACCTGCACTTGGGCGGCACCGCAGCAGTGGCCGAAGCCAGCGCGCAGGAACAAGAGGTCGCCGTGCGTTCGGCGCGTGCCTTGGGTCTGGCCGTGGCCGGTGTCGACCTGATCCGCTCCAAACGCGGCCCGCTGGTGCTGGAGGTCAATTCAACTCCCGGGCTGGAAGGTGTGGAGGGCGTCTGCGGCGTGGATGTGGCCGCGGCCATCATCGAGCACTTGGAGCAGTCGGTCCGTTGATCGGGCCGCTACTGTTTTTATCGAAAAATTAACGAAACTCTAATCCTTGCCTCGCTAGCCTCTTCCGACCGTAGCTCCGCTCTCGGCAGTGACGGTGATCGGGATGAACTTTTGGCCCAGGTGCGGTGTCGCACTTGGGCCTTTTTATGGACGGCTTGCCGCCCTCGAGGTTCGCGTCTACATTCGCCAAATGTTAACAGTCAGGCACAAGGAGGCGTCAGCATGGCAAGGCAAGTGAGCGCGGGGTTGCTCCTGTTCGCGGCGAGTCTTACAGCCAGCCATGCCTCGGCGGCGCTGACCCAGGTCGGCAAACCGTTCCAGCCGCAGGCAGAGCAGATGCGGGCCGATTTGAACAAGTGCGAGAAGTGCTCCGAGAGCAGTCAGCAAGAGCACGCTAAGGTGGCGGCGGCGCTCGCTTCGGAGTGGAGCGGTGTTGGAGGCGCAGCAGGACATCAGTGCACTGTAGCCTGACCAGCGCGCAGCCGTCCGCAACGATCAGGAGCCCGTCACCAGAATTTTGACCGAGGCAGGCGAAGATAGCCGGCTGATTGCCTGCGCAAGCGTGCTTTTGGTTCGCAGATGAGTACGAAGCAGTGCCTGACGGCCGCCCAGCGCCGCCGTCAGACCACTGTGAGGCAAGACGACATTTCTCGGCGCCAGCGCTAAAAACAGCTTAACAAATGAGGTTCCAGTGCGAATTCTAGTCATCGAAGACAACAGCGATATCGCCGCCAATCTGGGCGACTATCTGGAAGACCGCGGCCACACCGTGGATTTCGCCGCCGACGGCGTGACCGGTCTGCATCTGGCCGTGGTGCACGAGTTCGACGCCATCGTGCTCGATCTCAACCTGCCCGGCATGGACGGCATCGAGGTGTGTCGCAAGCTGCGCAACGAAGCGCGCAAGCAGACACCAGTACTGATGCTGACCGCGCGCGACTCGCTGGACAACAAGCTGGCCGGTTTCGACTCCGGCGCCGACGACTACCTGATCAAGCCGTTCGCATTGCAGGAAGTGGAAGTGCGGCTCAACGCGCTGTCGCGTCGCGGCAAGGGCGTGCACACGCGGGTGCTGGAAACCGGCGATCTGGAATACAACCTGGACACGCTGGAAGTGCGCCGCCGCGGCAAGCTGCTGCAGCTCAACCCAACCGCGTTGAAGATCCTGCAGGCGCTGATGGAAGCCTCGCCGGCCGTGGTCACCCGCCAGGAACTGGAAACCCGCGTGTGGGGAGAAGAACTGCCGGATTCGGACTCGCTACGTGTGCACATCCACGGTCTGCGCGCGGTGGTGGATAAGCCGTTCGACGTACCGATGATCCAGACCCGTCACGGCATCGGCTACCGCATCGCCTCTCCCGATGCCTGACTGTCGTCCCTCCGGAAACGCGTGTTGTTCGGGTCACATGGTCGACATGGTTCCTGAGGATCGCCGCCTTCTCTATTGGATGGTGTATTTTAAATGAATGGATGCAAATATTTTGTATCGAGAGATGGTGGATAGCTGACAAGCGTGTCTGGACGACGGGAGAGTAAATGATGAGGAAGTTATTTGCGGTTGTCATTTTGGCTGGGCTGACGCTTGGAGCTAGTTCTGCATCTGTCGCCAAATCGGCATGCACCGTTTGCACCTCAACTAGTTACGATTCAGGGTGGCTTGGTACATGGTCTTTCGACACTGGCTGCCATTCAGTTCCTTCTTGTTCTAACCCATTTCGATGGTAACGATTTGCGATAGCGGCCCAATGGGCCGCTATTTTTTGCGGAGTGTGACTTGCTGATTCGCGTGATTATCTGCAGTATCGGCATTCCTATGCAGGTCATGCCATGAGGTCCGAATTAGTGGGGCGAATAATCAAAGCCCGTAGCAGGCGGCGTCTACGCACCCGCATCATACTGTCGTTCTTGTTGTTCGGTACTGGGCTGGTGATTCTGTTTGCGCTTGCGACAGTCTGGGCTAATCGATACATCGAAACCAAGATGATCGAGGACGTGATGAATCGCAACATCGAAGTGATGGCGCGGTCGTATGCGGCGAATCCGAATGCGAAGCCCACGCTCCAAGTCGAAGAGATGTATGCGCGTGCGGTTAATCCAAACGATCCGGAGGCGATGGCGCGGCTTGCGCGAGATTTTCCGGGCTGGGGAAAGATGCAGGAAGGTATCCAGGGCTACAGTGGGACAGATGAATTCAATAAACCGCTGGTGTACAAGGTTGCAGTGCGAAAAACGCCAAGTGCTTGGTTCTTCCTTGCGTACGATACGACGCGAGCCAGTGTTGCTCAGGATCGGCTAAGAACTTGGTTGTACATTTCTGTGCTGCTGTTTGGTTTTTTTTCACTGCTGATCGGTCGGTGGTCGGCGTCCAAGGTCATGCGCCCGGTGTCGGACCTGGCCGCACGCCTGCGCGCCTATCGCGGTGGCACCAGCGAGCCCAAACCGCTAGCCGCGTATTTCCCCGACGACGAAGTGGGCCAGCTCGCCGAAGCGCTGGACGATTATTCGGCCCGCCTCACCGAGGTCGT is part of the Xanthomonas fragariae genome and encodes:
- a CDS encoding sensor histidine kinase is translated as MRSELVGRIIKARSRRRLRTRIILSFLLFGTGLVILFALATVWANRYIETKMIEDVMNRNIEVMARSYAANPNAKPTLQVEEMYARAVNPNDPEAMARLARDFPGWGKMQEGIQGYSGTDEFNKPLVYKVAVRKTPSAWFFLAYDTTRASVAQDRLRTWLYISVLLFGFFSLLIGRWSASKVMRPVSDLAARLRAYRGGTSEPKPLAAYFPDDEVGQLAEALDDYSARLTEVVQRDREFNADVSHELRTPLAVIRGATELLLSKPNLDEKMLQRLQRIQRAELQCSDLIGSLLLLSRNERVQGSSNVAKVAEQLIDAHRAQLGGKPLELLLEGERDLIIDAPESALSVALGNLIGNAVKYTQDGQVRVRVLSDAVEVIDSGPGLSEEDAAKLFQRGYRGTHAGHSQGGGIGLSIVSRLCDLYGWRVSVRPGQERGVIATLAFHR
- a CDS encoding phosphocholine-specific phospholipase C, which translates into the protein MTSSPSRRNFLKRVAALTAAGALPSSIGRALALPANSRTGTLRDIEHVVILMQENRSFDHYFGALRGVRGFGDPRPLQLRDGHPVWSQPAADGRRLLPFAFDSQNTCAPLIKSLDHSWKAGHGQDPARWAEYDAWVPYKGELTMGYFQRHDIPYYHALADAFTICDGYFCSLHGPTNPNRMYLFTGTSGPSVGNVGAQAVTNADDGNSTADMLRDKPGYAAMDWMTYAQRLQAAGVDWRVYQEYDNFGCNPLAYFSHYRDLQPSDERYRRARACVPGSTAENAATTQADHLVAAIAADVQANRLPQVSWIIPPTAYCEHPEAPPAYGESLVARLIDALTSNPAVWAKTALIINYDENDGFFDHVPAPLPALDAGMGRSNVDTRGEVYEGLPIGLGIRVPMLVISPWTRGGWVNSQVFDHTSVLRLLERRFGVAEPNISPWRRAVSGDLTSVFDFRNPDDSALSAFPAIADYRARTAAIGNKPLPVPPIAASMPRQEPGQRPARALPYALQVHARVHNENHVQLQFVNSGAAAAAFNVYSSTANGGPWYYTVLPGTQLDDVPVGAAHNGSYALSVHGPNGFLREFAGELAAAARQSAAPWLEARQDGEVLVLEIGNAGHQPCTLQLRALDYAAPTVRSLPLAAGQRETIRLALAASDHWYDVVLDQPGATFRRRLAGHLETGKPSRSDPAFGRV
- a CDS encoding H-NS family nucleoid-associated regulatory protein; protein product: MRQVTSASSAAAKAQLLEELRKLEQEEAQLKYAQTLEAFDQVIEVLTQFGSRFNTKQKSQIASLAMTGKSRGKLSSTGEVVAKYWIPHSGETWSGRGRKPRAFKAWEGTSSYKEWKANHPDKPFPLYPG
- the glgX gene encoding glycogen debranching protein GlgX → MRRPASAAYANPSRIRQGRPSPRGAVFDGKGTNFALFSAHATRVELCLFDEQGNETRIDLPEYTNEIWHGYLPDARPGQRYGYRVHGPYEPTEGHRFNHNKLLMDPYARELDGDLVWADELYGYTVGHPDGDLSFDERDSAPFMPKCVVVEDTYDWEDDARLLKPWNETVIYETHVRGYTMRNPQVPEAMRGTFAGLAQPQVLQYIKDLGITAVELLPVHAYLDDQHLLDKGLRNYWGYNTIGFFALKSRYLASGHRDEFRDMVKAMHKQGLEVILDVVYNHTAEGSELGPTLSFKGIDNASYYRLAEDKRYYINDTGTGNTLNLSNSRVIQMVNDSLRYWAGEMHVDGFRFDLATILGREPSGFDQRGGFLDACNQDPLLSEVKLIAEPWDCGPGGYQVGHFPPGWSEWNDKFRDNAREFWKGENGKLAEFATRFTGSADLFDRRGRRPWASVNFITAHDGFTLRDLVSYNDKHNIDNGEDNRDGSSNDGSCNYGEEGQTDNADILQIRERQMKNLLATLLLSQGTPMMLAGDERAQSQGGNNNTYCQDNEITWLDWENDPTDGRLIEFVKALTKLRKRYRILSRGRFLNGQYNQEAGLCDLTWLNPVGTEMDDAHWTDAGARSVGLLLEGKAQTSGVKELANDETLLIVINAYYEGVTFTLPSSEEPLHWKLVLSTDEALEADMMPAGASQFLAPPRSVSVFECKSDQ
- a CDS encoding response regulator transcription factor, whose protein sequence is MRILVIEDNSDIAANLGDYLEDRGHTVDFAADGVTGLHLAVVHEFDAIVLDLNLPGMDGIEVCRKLRNEARKQTPVLMLTARDSLDNKLAGFDSGADDYLIKPFALQEVEVRLNALSRRGKGVHTRVLETGDLEYNLDTLEVRRRGKLLQLNPTALKILQALMEASPAVVTRQELETRVWGEELPDSDSLRVHIHGLRAVVDKPFDVPMIQTRHGIGYRIASPDA
- the rimK gene encoding 30S ribosomal protein S6--L-glutamate ligase, with translation MSKPRRVPEAMKIAILSRNSKLYSTRRLIEAGRKRGHTVRTLDPLRCYMRIAADGFSLHYKGKPITGFDAVIPRIGTSVTRYATAVLRQLEFMGTYTPNPSDAILRSRDKLRAHQLLAAQGIDMPVTVFGDNPDDTQDLLSMLGPPPHVVKLNEGAQGAGVILTEKASASRGVVEALRGLHANFIVQEFIGEAAGADLRCLVVGDRVVAAMRRQAAEGDFRSNLHLGGTAAVAEASAQEQEVAVRSARALGLAVAGVDLIRSKRGPLVLEVNSTPGLEGVEGVCGVDVAAAIIEHLEQSVR
- a CDS encoding histidine phosphatase family protein, which gives rise to MRILLARHGETPWNAEGRYQGQIDIPLSPVGEGQAAALGARLQSLQIDRAVASPLSRAQATAKLALGSTRASLLQTDADLQEIAHGEWEGLLASEINDKDPARLRAWHKEPDTVLMPGGESLRQVLDRSWRGLMRAADGLGADETLLVVAHDAVNRVILCKILGLPLSKLWTFRQAPTTLNLLQGDDVDHLEVVRLNDCAHHTPFFGEAKHRAL